The Primulina eburnea isolate SZY01 chromosome 12, ASM2296580v1, whole genome shotgun sequence genome includes the window CAGGTGCTTACAGCGATTCACGTGGACTTCCTGGAGTAAGGAAAGAAGTCGCAGAGTTCATTGAGAGACGTGATGGATATCAAAGGTTGTAAACTTGTAATACTTGAACAATGCTTTAGTTAAGGCTTTTTTATACTGGATTTATTGAATTCAAAatgattatttaaattgttGCATTAATGCAGTGATCCGGAACTCATATTTCTGACAGACGGTGCCAGCAAAGGAGTTATGCAGATTTTAAATGCCATTATTCGTGGCCCTGTTGATGGGGTAATTTTCCTTGGATCTTCTTGTGCCCATGCGTATTTTATGCTAGATTGCTAAAAATTTTGTTTCATAGATTTTGGTCCCTGTCCCACAATATCCTCTTTACTCGGCCACAATATCTTTACTGGGTGGTTCTCTGGTTCCATATTATCTTGAAGAGTCTGCAAATTGGGGTCTTGACATTGTGAACCTTAATCAGTCCATTGCAAAAGCTCGGTCTCAAGGAATTACTGTAAGCATTATCATTGACGTAAAATAATCTGATGTATTTTACTATTTTGCATCTTCTAACTTTTTGGTTGTGGTAAGGTAAGAGCCATGGTGATCATAAACCCCGGAAACCCGACTGGACAGTGTCTGAGTGCAGCAAATCTCAGAGAAGTGTTGAAATTCTGTTACCAAAACAATTTGGTATTGATTGGTGATGAAGTTTATCAACAAAATGTGTACCAAGATGAGCGCCCTTTCATAAGTGCAAGAAAGGTATTTATAATCTGATAAACTGATGTTAAATGCTATCGCATAATTTTCTTATATCTTTTATGCTCTGATGGCTTCTCGTCATACAATACTCGAAAGGTTCTGATGGATATGGGACCACCAATGAGCAAAGAGATTGAACTTGTTTCTTTTCACACTGTCTCGAAAGGTTATTTTGGAGAATGCGGGCAACGTGGTGGATACTTCGAGATGACCAATATATCTCCAAAGGTTTAAATCAAAATATTAGATATTTCTTAACATTTCAAAGTTTTATGGCCTTAATCTAGCAATATGTCTGTTGATATTAGTTTATATACATACAGTTTTTTAGTTCCTTTCTCATGCTTGTGCCTTTGGTTGTTTCAGACAGTAGAGGAGATATACAAGGTTTCCTCCATATCTCTTAGTCCTACTGTCCCTGGACAAATATTTGTAAGTCAAATGATGTCGTATTTGTTTGTTAGTTACACTTTCGTTGTGATTGGTCGATAGATTTGAAACGATGATTTTGAAATTCCTTGACTTATTTGGATTGATAAATTTAAGTGAATTTCAAGTCCAGTAGTACACTATATATAAAGTTAAGATGAAATTCATTTGACATCCATTCATCGAATCAAGATACTTTTCTCCAAATCAAATTCATCAATCTAAGCGCACATTATGAACTTATATTAGGTTATGCATCTGTTAAGGTCATTTCTCTGGCTTACATTTTCAAAAAACGGAGATAAAATCTTGTTTGTTATATTATTCAATATGCAGATGGGACTTATGGTGAATCCTCTTAAACCTGGGGATATCTCGTACGAAAAATTTATCAGGGAGAGGTATGCTTCTTGTATCCATAATCTTATATGCAAATGTGGGACTTCTCATGATTGTTTTTTGGTCTCTATTCAGCAAAGGTATCCTCGAGTCATTGAGGAAGAGGGCTCGGATAATGACAGATGGATTCAATAGCTGTAGAAATGTTGTTTGCAATTTTACAGAAGGTACAGTACACTTAAGAGATGATGAAATCAATCAATCACCTATAGTTTTCCTTT containing:
- the LOC140807211 gene encoding glutamate--glyoxylate aminotransferase 2, which translates into the protein MSSKSMDYENLNENVKKCQYAVRGELYLRASELQKEGKKIIFTNVGNPHALGQKPLTFPRQVVALCQAPFLLDDPNVGLLFPADAIARAKHYLSMTSGGLGAYSDSRGLPGVRKEVAEFIERRDGYQSDPELIFLTDGASKGVMQILNAIIRGPVDGILVPVPQYPLYSATISLLGGSLVPYYLEESANWGLDIVNLNQSIAKARSQGITVRAMVIINPGNPTGQCLSAANLREVLKFCYQNNLVLIGDEVYQQNVYQDERPFISARKVLMDMGPPMSKEIELVSFHTVSKGYFGECGQRGGYFEMTNISPKTVEEIYKVSSISLSPTVPGQIFMGLMVNPLKPGDISYEKFIRESKGILESLRKRARIMTDGFNSCRNVVCNFTEGAMYSFPQIRLPPKAIEVAKKAGKVPDVFYCLKLLEATGISTVPGSGFGQKEGVFHLRTTILPAEEDMPEIMASFKKFNDEFMEQYEDYRGYSRM